The Spirosoma foliorum genome has a window encoding:
- a CDS encoding hybrid sensor histidine kinase/response regulator transcription factor, with protein MRTFSFLLFVIFFPFSLFAQPKAQGWKELTISDGLSQGMIYDLKQDYKGFIWIATKDGLNRYDGHNFTVFTHDPYNEFSLSDNTCTALLIDRRGRLWVGTLNQGLNLYDAQTQRFYHIDIRDTNSPGAGNHEVRLLAEDLDGNIWVNTDQDKLFRITLPAHLKTSFPDKANFTSQARFNSITLARMATNASAHHIQFRPDGTATVGTTYGMCAINWRHMSGMRPVNRPPNLAVSDWNLGDDDAQGDYWFSTRQQHIHGWWRGSHKVISLPGVTTGALVEFLDANTVAVVTLEHLWLMTPDQLFAQDSLTANNAFTAIPPGAIGLTTLMKDQTGSIWIGTMGYGIRVFNPKINQFKAFLPTRSLTYLYQDQLGRTFVRHFLSYAQLDQANNRIVPFLAKANSGNGPQQNFLMQSKAGFFWVSSIDYNKKIHQLLKYAPTGQLLMRYKLPPKTAFGTYLNQTVEDQAGRLWIGAINGKLLQFDPKTETFAVFSYGHLLPQSGAEIEVSALYFDQAGTLWIGTARGLVRADLNKINPSFAMYKNSITDRLSLSHDVVSSAVDDPNEPNRYLWVGTKGGGLDRLDKQSGQFRHFTEAQGLPNKVVYGILTDEFNNLWMSTNRGLAQFNPRTFTFRTYSKADGLQDDEFNTGSYFKTASGELLFGGVNGLTAFRAKDVAGKAGAPPQAHLVNLKINSESITVGGADGILSQSVENTTHIDLAHNQNLITLEFAVMNFTNPAKNRYRYRLEGIDQTWVEAGTNRFANYAQLPSGQYTLQMVGSADGLNWSKPVKLRIQVHPPFYRTWWAYLGYLSLLSFVGWQLYRFQKQRLLLHQQVSFEQKEASRLAELDALKTQFFANISHEFRTPLTLILGPVEQMAQDYTHDSRFSVLQRNANRLLSLINQLLDLSKLEAGQLRAETEPGDMAAFFRMLTSSFSSLAESRQITFTFSQNVYEQWTSFDRDKVEKIVTNLLGNAFKFTPADKAVSMTVQYPEQAYTPLIIKISDTGVGIEVDKLPHIFERFYQGSSGVVDGKNIRPYEGTGIGLALVHELVKVLDGHIDVSSTKGVGTTFIVTLPIAKTTPPASTPEVNIASSPRSISSQTHPTANPYPRPVETQAEGLENTETSTPTTDNILLIIDDNADIRAYIHSIFAADYQILEAQDGEEGLQKATASLPNIVICDLMMPRLDGFGFCKALKTQEATSHIPVVMLTAKATLEDRIEGFDLGADDYLTKPFHQAEIQARVRNLIQQRQRLYQRFTTGKSGSAPLSTEPLRPTEPALLQVEQQFIDRLTVVVNQNLSNPNFGVEALADAIGLSRAQLYRKLKALTNTTAVDFIRDIRLAKAAELLALGQESITQIAYAVGFEHLSYFAKVFQERYGVLPSQYGLVRDVPTSRKDD; from the coding sequence ATGCGTACCTTTTCCTTTCTACTCTTCGTTATTTTCTTTCCATTTAGCCTCTTTGCCCAGCCTAAGGCTCAAGGTTGGAAGGAACTGACTATTTCAGATGGCCTGTCGCAGGGTATGATCTACGACCTTAAACAAGACTATAAGGGCTTTATATGGATAGCCACCAAAGACGGACTCAACCGCTACGATGGTCACAATTTCACGGTCTTCACCCACGATCCCTATAATGAATTCAGCCTCTCAGACAATACCTGTACAGCCCTGTTGATCGACAGGCGGGGGCGCCTTTGGGTGGGTACGCTCAACCAGGGGCTGAACCTCTACGATGCACAAACCCAGCGGTTTTATCACATCGACATTCGCGATACAAATTCGCCCGGCGCAGGCAATCATGAAGTACGTTTGCTGGCGGAAGATCTGGATGGCAACATTTGGGTGAACACGGATCAGGACAAACTTTTTAGAATTACGCTGCCTGCTCACTTGAAAACCAGCTTCCCGGATAAGGCCAATTTTACGAGTCAGGCCCGGTTTAACTCCATTACGCTGGCTAGAATGGCAACCAATGCATCAGCACACCATATCCAATTCCGACCTGATGGCACAGCCACTGTTGGAACCACCTATGGTATGTGCGCCATCAACTGGCGACACATGAGTGGTATGCGACCTGTAAATCGCCCACCCAACCTGGCGGTGAGCGACTGGAACCTGGGAGATGATGACGCCCAAGGTGACTATTGGTTTTCGACTAGACAACAGCATATTCACGGCTGGTGGCGGGGAAGCCATAAAGTAATAAGCTTACCCGGTGTAACCACCGGTGCGCTGGTGGAGTTTCTCGATGCCAATACGGTAGCGGTGGTCACCTTGGAGCACCTCTGGCTCATGACGCCCGATCAACTTTTTGCGCAGGACAGTTTGACGGCAAATAATGCATTCACTGCTATACCGCCCGGCGCGATTGGCCTGACAACCTTAATGAAAGACCAGACAGGTTCGATCTGGATCGGCACAATGGGCTATGGGATACGGGTATTTAATCCAAAAATCAATCAATTCAAGGCTTTTTTGCCTACTAGATCCCTTACTTATCTCTATCAGGACCAACTAGGGCGCACCTTTGTTCGCCACTTCTTATCCTATGCTCAGCTTGACCAGGCCAACAACCGAATTGTTCCGTTCCTGGCTAAAGCGAATTCGGGAAACGGCCCACAGCAGAACTTCCTGATGCAGAGTAAAGCCGGTTTTTTCTGGGTGTCAAGTATTGACTACAATAAAAAAATACATCAATTGCTCAAGTACGCACCCACTGGGCAATTGCTGATGCGCTACAAGCTTCCTCCCAAAACTGCGTTTGGGACGTATCTTAATCAGACGGTGGAAGATCAGGCGGGTCGGCTTTGGATTGGAGCCATCAATGGTAAACTTCTGCAGTTCGATCCCAAAACGGAAACCTTCGCGGTATTTAGCTATGGGCACCTGCTTCCCCAAAGTGGAGCTGAAATAGAAGTGAGTGCCTTATATTTTGACCAGGCGGGTACGCTCTGGATCGGTACGGCCAGAGGATTGGTTAGAGCTGATTTGAACAAGATCAACCCTTCTTTCGCTATGTACAAAAATAGCATTACGGATCGGCTGAGCCTGAGCCATGATGTTGTATCGAGTGCAGTCGATGATCCGAACGAACCAAACCGATACCTGTGGGTCGGTACCAAAGGCGGGGGATTAGATCGGCTTGATAAACAATCGGGACAGTTTCGCCATTTTACGGAAGCGCAGGGCTTGCCCAACAAAGTCGTTTATGGTATCCTGACCGACGAATTCAATAACCTCTGGATGAGTACCAACCGGGGACTCGCCCAGTTTAACCCGAGAACATTCACGTTTCGCACCTATTCCAAAGCCGATGGCCTCCAGGATGATGAGTTTAACACGGGCTCTTACTTCAAAACGGCATCTGGAGAGTTACTTTTCGGTGGGGTCAATGGGCTGACAGCATTTCGGGCGAAGGATGTAGCGGGTAAAGCGGGGGCTCCTCCGCAAGCCCATCTGGTTAACCTGAAAATCAATAGTGAATCCATAACGGTGGGGGGAGCTGACGGAATTTTAAGTCAAAGTGTCGAAAATACCACCCATATCGACCTGGCGCACAACCAGAATTTAATTACGCTGGAGTTCGCGGTGATGAATTTTACCAATCCGGCCAAGAACCGCTATCGCTATCGGCTTGAGGGCATCGACCAGACCTGGGTGGAGGCCGGTACGAATCGGTTTGCCAATTACGCCCAATTGCCCAGTGGGCAGTACACGCTGCAGATGGTCGGGTCTGCCGATGGGCTGAACTGGAGTAAACCGGTCAAACTTCGCATTCAGGTCCATCCACCGTTCTACCGCACCTGGTGGGCTTATCTAGGTTACCTTAGCCTACTTTCGTTTGTTGGCTGGCAATTGTACCGTTTCCAGAAACAGCGATTGTTACTACATCAACAGGTTAGTTTTGAACAGAAAGAAGCGAGTCGACTGGCTGAGCTCGACGCCCTCAAAACGCAGTTTTTTGCGAATATCTCCCATGAGTTCCGCACACCGTTGACGTTGATTCTGGGCCCTGTAGAGCAAATGGCCCAGGATTACACCCATGACAGCCGTTTTTCGGTGCTCCAACGAAATGCCAACCGGCTACTAAGTTTGATCAACCAACTCCTCGACCTAAGTAAACTCGAAGCCGGACAGCTTCGGGCCGAAACTGAACCGGGTGACATGGCCGCTTTCTTCCGCATGCTGACCAGTTCGTTCAGTTCGCTGGCCGAAAGCCGCCAGATTACATTCACCTTTAGCCAGAATGTATACGAACAATGGACCAGTTTCGACCGCGACAAAGTGGAGAAGATCGTGACTAACCTGCTGGGCAACGCCTTTAAATTCACCCCCGCAGATAAAGCCGTCAGTATGACGGTGCAATATCCGGAGCAGGCGTATACTCCTCTAATTATCAAAATATCTGATACCGGTGTCGGCATTGAGGTTGACAAGCTCCCGCATATTTTCGAGCGGTTCTACCAGGGGTCTTCTGGTGTGGTCGATGGAAAAAACATCCGGCCCTACGAAGGCACGGGCATCGGGCTGGCTCTGGTTCATGAGTTGGTGAAAGTGCTGGATGGCCATATTGACGTTTCCAGTACCAAAGGCGTTGGCACTACGTTTATAGTAACGCTGCCGATAGCGAAAACGACGCCCCCGGCTTCGACCCCTGAGGTGAACATTGCCTCCTCTCCTCGGTCAATATCCTCACAGACGCACCCAACCGCCAACCCTTATCCGCGACCTGTAGAGACACAAGCCGAAGGATTGGAAAACACGGAGACGTCAACGCCCACCACCGACAATATCCTGCTCATCATCGACGATAATGCCGATATCCGGGCTTACATCCACAGCATCTTTGCCGCCGACTACCAGATCCTCGAAGCCCAGGATGGGGAGGAGGGATTGCAAAAAGCCACCGCAAGCCTACCCAATATCGTTATTTGCGACCTGATGATGCCCCGGCTCGATGGCTTCGGTTTTTGTAAAGCCCTGAAAACGCAGGAAGCCACCAGCCATATTCCGGTGGTGATGCTCACGGCCAAAGCGACGCTGGAAGACCGCATTGAAGGCTTTGATTTGGGGGCCGACGACTACCTGACTAAGCCCTTCCACCAGGCCGAAATTCAGGCTCGGGTGCGCAATCTGATTCAGCAGCGGCAACGCCTTTACCAACGGTTTACGACTGGTAAGTCCGGATCAGCCCCCCTTAGCACCGAACCGCTCAGGCCAACTGAACCGGCACTGTTGCAGGTGGAGCAGCAATTTATCGACCGGCTGACGGTCGTGGTGAATCAAAACCTGAGTAACCCGAACTTTGGCG
- a CDS encoding TlpA family protein disulfide reductase, which translates to MKSLQTAFMLVFSLTICMAQSKEASLPKLNLAGVLTLHIKSVPQVETLPIKLDTYHSFPQYDVNSVRDSITVDRNEIYLNSPFRTVGHSFLTIADSTYQILGAPGDTIHLLILAKRGENPTQSFITFEGKNNEIQQYYQAKTRLLNAPLQTCMNEGMRAANLVPFKKMMDETYQKQDQFWMDYQKKNTLPNWFKTYETNVLNYSDAWLRVYMVWYQTEYQKKKQVIPASYYEFNSRIKVKNLTALYQYDYLRFLREHLFWQIRQAEPKPSSQALIDYAKKELGQNASSFFEIWELSGSVDNPNWVETKFKKQFPAQYQYLVDYIKQRATSNVKLLRSGDKAPNFALVNATDSLITLSQYKGQVVYLSFWFTTCGGCIQEMPYENKLVEQFKGKPVKIVSICVGTPGAADNEQLLKWKAASKRFGLKTIDLYANRAWTKTLSEKYIVSVYPHYVLIGADGTIIENFAERPSQGISAKIEKALAAAGY; encoded by the coding sequence ATGAAATCATTACAGACTGCTTTCATGCTCGTTTTTAGTTTAACCATCTGTATGGCCCAGTCTAAAGAAGCATCGCTTCCGAAACTGAATCTAGCCGGGGTGCTTACTCTTCACATTAAGTCAGTACCACAAGTGGAAACTCTTCCTATAAAGTTAGATACCTATCATAGCTTCCCCCAGTATGATGTAAATTCGGTTCGAGACTCCATAACCGTTGACCGAAACGAGATTTATCTAAACAGCCCATTCAGAACGGTAGGCCACTCTTTTCTTACGATTGCCGATTCCACCTATCAGATACTTGGGGCTCCTGGGGATACAATTCATCTACTCATTTTAGCTAAACGCGGGGAAAACCCTACTCAGTCATTTATCACATTCGAGGGTAAAAACAACGAAATTCAACAGTATTATCAAGCCAAGACACGACTACTGAATGCCCCCCTGCAAACTTGCATGAATGAAGGAATGCGGGCTGCCAATCTCGTTCCTTTTAAGAAAATGATGGATGAAACCTACCAGAAACAGGATCAGTTCTGGATGGATTATCAGAAGAAGAACACCTTACCCAATTGGTTCAAAACGTACGAAACAAACGTACTGAACTATTCAGACGCCTGGCTTAGGGTGTATATGGTTTGGTACCAGACCGAGTATCAAAAGAAAAAACAGGTGATTCCGGCTTCCTATTACGAGTTTAATAGTCGAATCAAGGTGAAGAACCTGACGGCGTTGTACCAGTATGACTATCTGCGATTTTTGCGGGAACACCTCTTCTGGCAGATACGCCAAGCCGAACCAAAACCTTCATCACAAGCCCTGATAGATTACGCCAAAAAGGAATTGGGGCAAAACGCGAGTTCTTTTTTTGAAATCTGGGAATTGAGCGGCTCAGTAGATAATCCCAATTGGGTTGAGACAAAATTCAAAAAACAATTTCCTGCTCAGTACCAATACTTGGTTGATTACATCAAACAACGCGCCACTAGCAATGTGAAGCTATTACGGTCAGGTGATAAAGCACCCAATTTCGCATTGGTCAATGCGACTGATTCGCTGATCACGCTTAGTCAGTACAAAGGTCAGGTGGTCTACCTAAGTTTCTGGTTCACGACCTGTGGGGGCTGCATTCAGGAAATGCCCTATGAGAACAAACTGGTTGAGCAGTTTAAGGGTAAACCCGTCAAAATTGTTAGTATCTGCGTTGGCACACCAGGAGCGGCCGATAACGAACAATTGCTCAAATGGAAAGCGGCATCGAAACGGTTTGGGCTAAAAACCATTGATCTGTACGCTAACCGTGCCTGGACCAAAACATTGAGTGAGAAATACATCGTGAGCGTCTACCCGCATTATGTGTTGATTGGCGCTGACGGAACGATTATTGAAAACTTCGCCGAGCGACCCAGTCAGGGCATTTCCGCAAAAATCGAAAAAGCTCTAGCCGCAGCGGGCTACTAA